The uncultured Cohaesibacter sp. genome segment CCAGGACGCAGTCATATCCCAACTTCTGGAGCAGCTTGGCCGAGGATGGCGTCATCGCGACACGCGCCTCTCCCTCAAACAGCTCTCTAGGTGTACCTATCTTCACGACAGACTCCCTTCATTATCACGGATTAACACTCCCCCTACTTTTGGCGAGTATTTAGGATGAGCACTATAGTGCAAACAAAAGGCCGGTTGCCAAGCCTTGACTGTGGATCAAAGGCACTTTCTGGCATAAGAAAGTGCGCAACTTTCCGTTAATTGCCAATTCTGTCGCCACTCGCGGCAATTTGCATTAGGGCTATTACGTGTTCGGTGGAAAATTTGCTTCGGTGAGACTGCCGTACGCGGCACGTGATTTCACAGCAGTATGGCCGGGCATTCATTTGGTCTCATTGGAGAGCCAATTGAACAAAAATCCGGTTTAGATGCACCCAACCTGCAAGAACCGGACTCAATCGAACCAACTTTTGCAAATAGCCTTGATAAATCAAGAGATCCGGCTCCGAGCGTATCGGGGACGAATCAATTTGAAAACCAAACCAAGACTTCAACGGCCAAAATCTGACGGTCGGTCTAATCCGCGTAATGCACCGTGGTGGCACGCGCCCGATTGAGCACGATGCGGATCGGTGCCTCCTCAACAGGGCCAAGCTTCTGGGCTTCGCGCAAGACCTGCTTTTTGGCTTCGCCACAGAGCAGAACATGCGCCTTGCGCGCCCGCTCCAAAACCGGGGCTGTGAGTGTCAGACGCTGCTCTGGCAATTCAGGCACATCCATCACCATGATATTTGTCGCCCAAAGGCCCAGCGCTTCTTCGATTTTATCAGCGCTGGCATAAAGCGAGGCCGTGTGGCTATCGACACCAACGCCAAGGATGCAGACATCAATGGGCAAGACCTCTTCCAGTTCGGTCAAGATTGTCTTCAGCCGGTCCTCTTCTTGATCCGTGGCTCCATCGATATAGGACAGGAAAGTGGCTTCTGCCGCCGGACCCTTGAGAAGCAAGGCGCGGAGCATTGCATCATTGGATTGCTCAGGCGTTTCCAAACCATGTTGCTCATCGGTCAGAATGACCGTGACATGGGCCCATTCGATATCCATTTCACTGAGCTGTTCATAGAAAGCGCGAGGCGTTTCGCCACCGGGAACCGCAAGCGTCGCGCGGCTGCGTTTCTTAATGGCATTTGTCAGTTCTGAGGCTACCTGTTCAGCAAGGCCTGCGGCCATACTGCCGCGATCTGGATATACTCGGGTTTCAGTCACATTCGTCTCCAACACACACCATAGACAGGACGATAAAGCGCGCGCACGCACGCAACACCACTTCAGGCCACCTTTCCCAGTGACACTCAGAATCATGCTTGCGGCGGCTATTCAGAGTGATAGGGAGGGGATGTTGCAGTTTTATGATTGGACTTTCGTTTGATATCGAAATGCCAGATCCGGGCAGAATGTCGGTTCTTTATAAGACCCCTATTGCAAATCCGGATCGTATCTCATGGCATTGATCGCCCCCTGTAAACCGAAATTGTCATTCCGGTAGAGATAGATCGGTATCTTGACACGGAAGCGAGTATGGCGGCCACCTTGATTGAAGCCTTCGATAAAGGCGGGTCGGCCAAACAGCCAGGCATTTTTCAGCAAGACACCACCCGTGAGGAAGACCCCGCCATGGGCGGAGATATAGAGCGCAAGATCCCCCGCAACGGCTCCCAGATGATGGCAGAAAATATCGACGGCCCGCTCGGCAAGAGAGTCGGAATGCTGCTCGGCAGCGTGAAAGATATCACGGGCTGACATGTTGCTTGGATCACGACCATCCAATGCTTCGAGCGCCCGCATGAGATAAGGCATGCCGGTCCCTGAAACGATGGCTTCAGCTTCAAGTGCCAAACTATCCGAATCTCCCATGCGGGTGGCTGGCCACAGTTCGGCAAGCTTGGAGAAAATGGCAACCTCGCTTAAGTTGCGCGGTGCGATGCGCACATGGCCGCCCTCACCTTGCAACACTTCTGGCTGGCTGCCTGCCCAAGCCAGTGTCCCAACCCCCAGACCGGTGCCCGGACCGATAATCAGACGGGGCGGGGTTGGTGCCGGAGGTGTTTCCAATGGGGCAGGCAGTGCCCCTTGCACCAAGCTTAGATCCTTGGGATCAGCGGTGACCAGCGACCATGCCGCAGCTTCGAAGTCATTGAGGATGCGCGCGTTGGACGCTCCCGCCGCCGCTGTGAGATCATCGGCGGAAAAACCCTGCTTGGCATTGGTAAGCGTCACATAGCCATCAACAATAACGCCTGCGGCAGCCACCTCAACAAAGCGCGGCGAAGAGCCGATTTCGCCCACGAAGCTCCGGATCGCATCTGTCAGATGCATCGAGCCGGTCGTCTCGAACGTTTTCTGCTGGATGATCTGCCCGTCGCTGGCAGCTGCAAGTCGCATGTTTGTTCCGCCAACGTCGGCTACCAGATCCCAGAGCATCGTTTTTCCTCACACTAGTGTTTTTGGTCTTGAGCCACGGACGGGAACAGAGATCTGGCCCTCCAAAGGGTCAGGAACCTGTTGAGGCTCCAGCGGGGCAATTGCATTGTCGTGCGGCAATGAAGGCTCCCAGCACGAAGGCTGCAATTTATTTTCACTCCAAAAATAAACCATTCAAGACCGAAAGTAAGCAGTTTTTCGTGTCCTTGGACAATAAAATTTGGTGCCAGACCGGATTTCCGCCCCGCTGTCTTTCCCTGTTCCGTCCGAAACCCGGTTTCGGTCCACCCACCCTGTCATTCCACTTCACACTGGTCGATGACGATCATGATAGCCGACTTGAGATCTTTGCATGCCGCGATATAGTTTGAGGACATGCTGGAGTGCTGCCATCTGACACAGGAGAAGGAAAAGCTTTGGAAAGAAAACAGGATTGCTATGTGTTCGTCTATGGCACGTTGCGCTATCAGGCCAAAGGGAAAATGTCGGCGCTTTTGTCAGGATCTGCCGATTTTCTGGGCGAGGCCCATTTTCAAGGCAAGCTTTACCGGATCGACTATTATCCCGGCGTGGTGGCTTCCTCGTCCCCTGAGGATCAGGTGGTAGGCGATGTTTTTCGGCTGCGCACCCCTGATATCACGCTGCCAGCATTGGACGACTATGAGCGCGTTGGTCCGCCTTATGAAGAACCCTATGAATATGAGCGCTGCCTGTTGCCTGTTACATTGACGGATGGGCAGACAATCCAGTGCTGGATCTATCTCTATCGCCATTCGGTTGAAGGGATGGAGCTTATAGCCGACGGGGATTTTCTTGCCGGTCAAAGACACCAATGACGGCGACCAAGCCTCCTCTGAGAATGCCATTGCTCCTTATGACAAAGGCCCCCGTCCGAGACGAGGGCCTTTTATCATTTTAACAGAATTCAGTCACAAGATGCTTAGGCGCGGGACAACAAGGCTGCCGGGCGGGCGCGGGCAATGGCTTCCACCACAACACCGGCAACAACGGCCTTGATGACGTCGCCCGGAATATAGATCAGGCAAATCTGGGCGGCTTCGAGCAGAGACTTGTCGATCATTTTCGCAAGACCGATGACGCCGAAGAAATACAGCACCAAGATGCAACCAACCATGCTGGCTACTGTGCTGACGATGAAGATGTTGCCTGTTTTCCATTTTTCAACGATCAGGCCCGTGACAAAAGCGGCAATCGGGAAACCGACCAGAAAGCCAACCGTTGGGGAGGCAAAAACGCCAAGACCACCGCGACCGCCAGCCAGAATTGGCAGGCCCATGGCAACAAGCGCCAAGAAGAGCAGCACGGACAGGGCGCCACGACGCGCGCCAAGCACGGCACCGGCCAGCATCACGCCGAGATTCTGCGCGGTGATTGGAACGCCCAATGGCAGCATGAAGCTGGGCAGGAAGCCAAGGGCCGCGATCAGGGCGGTGAAGAGGGCAATGAATGTCAGTTGTCTTTCCATGACAGGAAGGTTCCTTGTATCGAGCAGAATTCATATTTTGTTTTTTGACTTTGGCGGATCTTGAACCAGTCCACCGCGCGCCTTGATGGCATCGGCCACCCGGTCGGCATCGTCGAGCGCGCCGAGGGCAAGGGGCACCAGCAATCTGGGGCTGACAGCTTTTGGCGAGCGCGCCCGCCAGGCTTCACTGAGCAGCTTGCCTTTTTCGAGAAAGACCGGGGTGAACCGGATCACCAATCCCATCGCAAAGCCAAAGGCACGCGGGGGCAACCCGACGAATTTCAACGGTGCGGTCAGAAATTCGACCACTTGCATCATGTCGTCAAGCCGCGACGTCATGGTCACAAGATTGGCAAGACCAACGGTCGCGAACAATTTCAGACTGATGGCAAGGCCAGCTTCGGTGCGACTGGTCACCACGTGATAGAGGAAAATCACCACCAGCAAATAGGCAATCGGCTTCAGACGCACGATACCAATCCGGGCAAATCTCAGCCCGGCGGAAAGATAGAGCAGAGCGACCGCGCTCGTGGCCGCCAGAGCCGGGGGCCATTGGGTCAGCGGCATGATTACCAAAGTCAGCACACAGAGGATGCCGAGTTTCAGGGAAACCGGGATCTGATGCAGCCATGTTCTGGTTTCAACCGTCAGCGCCAGCATTCAAGCCCCCTCTCCGGCTGCAGCGGCCATGGCTGGCATGGTGCCAAGCTCCAGTTCGGTTTCACCACTTGCAAAGGGATCCTCATCATTGACAAGCGCTTCCATTGCCTCGTGATAGGCGGGCAAAATGTCCGAAGGGTGGCCATCGGCCACAAGCTGACCCTTCTCGAGCCACAGAATGCGATCAAAGTCTTTCAGATGGTTGGTGTCGTGGGTGACAAGGACCAATTGCTGCTCAAGGCTGGAAAGCCAGTTGAACAGCCGGCGCGAGGTGGGCCAATCAAGCCCGGCAAAGGGTTCGTCAAGCAGAATGGCCTTTGGCTCCATTGCCAGAACGGCCATCAAACAGACGAGGTGGCGCTGGCCCTGAGACAGGGTATAGGTGCCGCGCTCCGCCCAGTCTTGGCGACCAAAGGCCTTGAGGAAGGCGCGCGCCTTTTCCCGGGCGGCCTTTTTGTTGCCCAGCAGACTTTCCAGACCAAAGGCGATCTCTTCCTCGACGGTTGGAAAGATGATCTGATGATCCGGGTTCTGGAAAATCAGGCCGATGGTGCGGATGGCTTCCTTGCGATCCTTGAAGACATTGACGCCATGGATGAGGATTTCGCCTTCATCGGGTTCGGTCAAGCCACAAATCATCCGCGACAAGGTCGATTTGCCGGAGCCATTGCGCCCGATCAGCCCGATCCGTTTTTCGGTCAGGGTCAGGGACAGCTTTTGATAAAATGGTTGTCCGTTGAGAGTGTGGGACAGGCCGGATATGACCATGCCATCGCTTTTGCGAGGATTACTCATATCGATGATCTTGTCAGCGATGGTTCTGCTCCGCTCCTGAAGGGCAAGGCCCCCTACGAAAGTTGGCCAAGGTAATACTGAAATTCTACAGTAAAAACCAGTAATCCGAACCATCCAAAAGGCCCTGTTTGTGGAGAAATCGTCGCAAGTATGGGGCGGATAACAGCGCAAACCCGCAGAAAACAACAAAGGAGGGACAATCGCCCTCCTTTGGTCGCACTTGCAATGCTTGACTTACATCAACCGCATTCTAACAAGCGTTGGTTTTTGTTGAATAATCCGGGTTATTGCCATTCCCACGGCTGGGTAAATTGCCCCAAAATATTGGTCAATTTGCTTTCATCAATGTCAGCATTGCGCTCCAGCTTGGCAACGAGACCACGTTTTTTGTCCTCAATGACCGAAACAACACGGGTGTTAAGCCCACTCTTTGCCAGCGCCTCATTGTAAACACGGGTAATAGCCAGCTTGCGCAGGTCCGGCTTGAAAACCTTGCCGACGGCCGTTTTTGGCAATTCTGGCAGGATTTCGATATGTTTGGGGATAGCGGCGCGCTCATGGATATGACGCTTGGCATAAGCCATCAGCTCATCCTCATCGACCTTTGCACCTGCCACCAGTTCCAGATAGGCACAAGGCAATTCCCCTGAATGGCGATCAGGCTGACCGATGGCACCAACAA includes the following:
- the pgl gene encoding 6-phosphogluconolactonase, whose protein sequence is MTETRVYPDRGSMAAGLAEQVASELTNAIKKRSRATLAVPGGETPRAFYEQLSEMDIEWAHVTVILTDEQHGLETPEQSNDAMLRALLLKGPAAEATFLSYIDGATDQEEDRLKTILTELEEVLPIDVCILGVGVDSHTASLYASADKIEEALGLWATNIMVMDVPELPEQRLTLTAPVLERARKAHVLLCGEAKKQVLREAQKLGPVEEAPIRIVLNRARATTVHYAD
- a CDS encoding glucokinase, producing the protein MLWDLVADVGGTNMRLAAASDGQIIQQKTFETTGSMHLTDAIRSFVGEIGSSPRFVEVAAAGVIVDGYVTLTNAKQGFSADDLTAAAGASNARILNDFEAAAWSLVTADPKDLSLVQGALPAPLETPPAPTPPRLIIGPGTGLGVGTLAWAGSQPEVLQGEGGHVRIAPRNLSEVAIFSKLAELWPATRMGDSDSLALEAEAIVSGTGMPYLMRALEALDGRDPSNMSARDIFHAAEQHSDSLAERAVDIFCHHLGAVAGDLALYISAHGGVFLTGGVLLKNAWLFGRPAFIEGFNQGGRHTRFRVKIPIYLYRNDNFGLQGAINAMRYDPDLQ
- a CDS encoding gamma-glutamylcyclotransferase family protein codes for the protein MERKQDCYVFVYGTLRYQAKGKMSALLSGSADFLGEAHFQGKLYRIDYYPGVVASSSPEDQVVGDVFRLRTPDITLPALDDYERVGPPYEEPYEYERCLLPVTLTDGQTIQCWIYLYRHSVEGMELIADGDFLAGQRHQ
- a CDS encoding biotin transporter BioY yields the protein MERQLTFIALFTALIAALGFLPSFMLPLGVPITAQNLGVMLAGAVLGARRGALSVLLFLALVAMGLPILAGGRGGLGVFASPTVGFLVGFPIAAFVTGLIVEKWKTGNIFIVSTVASMVGCILVLYFFGVIGLAKMIDKSLLEAAQICLIYIPGDVIKAVVAGVVVEAIARARPAALLSRA
- a CDS encoding energy-coupling factor transporter transmembrane component T, with the translated sequence MLALTVETRTWLHQIPVSLKLGILCVLTLVIMPLTQWPPALAATSAVALLYLSAGLRFARIGIVRLKPIAYLLVVIFLYHVVTSRTEAGLAISLKLFATVGLANLVTMTSRLDDMMQVVEFLTAPLKFVGLPPRAFGFAMGLVIRFTPVFLEKGKLLSEAWRARSPKAVSPRLLVPLALGALDDADRVADAIKARGGLVQDPPKSKNKI
- a CDS encoding ABC transporter ATP-binding protein, producing MSNPRKSDGMVISGLSHTLNGQPFYQKLSLTLTEKRIGLIGRNGSGKSTLSRMICGLTEPDEGEILIHGVNVFKDRKEAIRTIGLIFQNPDHQIIFPTVEEEIAFGLESLLGNKKAAREKARAFLKAFGRQDWAERGTYTLSQGQRHLVCLMAVLAMEPKAILLDEPFAGLDWPTSRRLFNWLSSLEQQLVLVTHDTNHLKDFDRILWLEKGQLVADGHPSDILPAYHEAMEALVNDEDPFASGETELELGTMPAMAAAAGEGA